One genomic window of Campylobacter fetus subsp. fetus includes the following:
- a CDS encoding formate dehydrogenase subunit alpha, translated as MSEAHIGRRSFLKLAALGAGSTMAFGKENETLRTATNEEIKNPFPGSKKVRTICTICSAGCGIEAEVKDGVWIRQDMAIDHPISQGSHCCKGIDQIDLTKSKQRVKYPMKKVNGKWERISWETAINEIGDKLLEIRKEDGPDCVEFLGSAKFSNEQAFYFRKFAAFWGTNNIDHVARIUHSATVAGVANTWGYGAMTNHFGDVTANSKAILLIGANSAVANPIGFKHMLQAKDRNNCKLIVVDPVYTKSAAKADYFVRLRPGTDIAFAYGMLHLIFKNGWEDKEFIKTRSYAVDEIRKEAEHWTPQETENVTGIPAEQLIEITRVFATTKPATLAWALGVTQHSVGSSNTRIYALLQLILGNVGKAGGGCNIIRGHDNVQGATDMNNLADSLPGYYGLGDAAWKHFCKGWGQDYDKFIKRFATSVKEPREKLGDDVEGTKFKEYFYHDPKTPEDRNWRNEKGYSLSKWWQGVLKEENTFSSGNLRVLWVQGTGITSMAHLTKIKEAIDKLDMLVVVEPFVNEVAILSDRKDGVYILPAATQFESSGYVSATNRSAQWRSQVIPPIYESKEDQEVMMLFAKKFGFYDEYVKGMMMDVVDGELKKVKDSFVWPDDATNEIARTTQSIGNNGRTADRLKKHQENWINFDPDTLMGKPGSPVAGEYYGLPWPCWNKNHPGSPVLYDVTKPVWKGGMGFRNRFGLEHNGVSQLADDSITIPGSKVKGGYPQITKDNIEKVLGITLSEEEKAKMGSGWNMDYSGIIAKKCEEAGVSPCGNAKARAIVWEFIDQYPKHREPIHSPRKDLVEKYPTFGDQAKNFRVSTKFESEQKAQDWSKDFPTIISSMRLVNLSGAGMIERTSKYLAHITPEMFAHVNPELALKYGIQDGEMMWIHSPQGTKIKVKCIHSHSVTPDRICLPYNFAGVMQGVDLSARYPEGTKPYTIGESSNTITNYGFDIVTQISEFNAGLCRLERASDQSTFKTAFFDEK; from the coding sequence ATGAGTGAAGCTCACATAGGTAGACGCTCATTCTTAAAGCTTGCTGCTCTTGGTGCTGGAAGCACTATGGCGTTTGGTAAAGAGAATGAGACATTAAGAACCGCTACAAACGAAGAGATAAAAAACCCATTTCCCGGCTCAAAAAAAGTTCGCACTATCTGTACTATATGTTCAGCTGGTTGTGGTATAGAAGCTGAGGTAAAAGATGGCGTTTGGATAAGACAAGATATGGCGATAGATCATCCTATATCTCAAGGTAGCCATTGCTGTAAGGGTATTGATCAAATAGATCTTACGAAGTCAAAACAGCGTGTAAAGTACCCGATGAAAAAAGTAAATGGTAAATGGGAAAGAATCAGCTGGGAAACTGCTATCAATGAGATCGGCGATAAGCTTCTTGAGATTAGAAAAGAAGACGGACCAGACTGTGTTGAGTTTTTGGGTTCGGCTAAATTTAGCAATGAGCAAGCATTTTACTTTAGAAAATTTGCAGCTTTTTGGGGAACGAATAATATAGATCACGTAGCACGTATTTGACATAGCGCAACAGTGGCCGGTGTGGCCAATACTTGGGGTTATGGCGCGATGACGAATCACTTTGGCGATGTGACAGCAAATTCAAAAGCAATACTTTTGATCGGAGCAAACTCGGCAGTTGCAAATCCTATTGGCTTTAAGCATATGCTTCAAGCAAAAGATAGAAATAACTGCAAACTTATCGTAGTTGATCCTGTTTATACAAAATCTGCCGCAAAGGCTGATTATTTCGTAAGACTTAGACCAGGAACAGATATAGCATTTGCTTATGGAATGCTTCATTTAATATTTAAAAACGGCTGGGAGGATAAGGAGTTTATAAAAACTCGCTCTTACGCAGTTGATGAGATAAGAAAAGAAGCCGAACATTGGACTCCGCAAGAGACTGAGAATGTTACTGGAATTCCAGCAGAGCAGCTCATAGAGATAACTAGAGTTTTTGCTACGACAAAACCCGCGACTTTAGCATGGGCTTTAGGCGTAACTCAGCACTCGGTGGGAAGTTCAAATACTAGAATTTATGCACTTTTGCAACTGATATTAGGAAATGTAGGCAAAGCCGGTGGCGGATGCAATATTATCCGTGGTCACGATAATGTTCAAGGTGCGACCGATATGAACAACCTTGCGGATTCTCTTCCTGGGTATTATGGCTTGGGCGATGCTGCATGGAAACATTTCTGTAAAGGTTGGGGGCAAGATTATGATAAATTTATAAAACGTTTTGCAACTAGCGTAAAAGAACCTAGAGAAAAGTTAGGCGATGATGTTGAGGGAACTAAATTTAAAGAGTATTTTTATCATGATCCAAAAACCCCAGAAGATAGAAACTGGAGAAACGAAAAAGGTTACTCTCTTTCAAAATGGTGGCAAGGTGTTTTAAAAGAAGAAAATACATTTTCAAGCGGAAATTTAAGAGTTCTTTGGGTGCAAGGCACTGGTATCACTTCTATGGCTCACCTTACTAAGATAAAAGAGGCTATAGATAAGCTTGATATGCTTGTTGTCGTAGAACCGTTTGTAAATGAAGTCGCAATTTTGAGCGATAGAAAAGATGGAGTATATATATTGCCTGCTGCAACTCAGTTTGAAAGTAGCGGATATGTTAGTGCCACAAATCGTTCAGCTCAGTGGAGAAGTCAAGTTATACCTCCGATTTACGAGTCAAAAGAAGATCAAGAAGTAATGATGCTTTTTGCTAAAAAATTCGGTTTTTATGATGAGTACGTAAAAGGTATGATGATGGATGTTGTAGACGGAGAGCTTAAAAAAGTAAAAGATAGCTTCGTATGGCCTGATGATGCTACAAACGAGATAGCAAGAACTACTCAAAGTATCGGCAACAACGGTCGTACTGCAGATCGCCTCAAAAAGCATCAAGAAAACTGGATAAATTTTGATCCAGACACTCTTATGGGAAAACCGGGCAGTCCTGTAGCAGGTGAGTATTACGGTCTTCCATGGCCTTGTTGGAATAAAAATCATCCTGGAAGTCCAGTGCTTTATGACGTGACAAAACCTGTATGGAAAGGCGGTATGGGATTTAGAAACCGTTTTGGACTTGAGCATAATGGCGTAAGTCAATTAGCAGATGATTCTATAACTATTCCTGGCTCAAAAGTAAAAGGCGGATATCCGCAAATTACCAAAGATAACATAGAAAAAGTTTTGGGTATTACTTTGAGCGAAGAAGAAAAAGCTAAAATGGGTAGCGGTTGGAATATGGATTATAGTGGTATAATTGCTAAAAAATGCGAAGAAGCGGGCGTAAGCCCTTGCGGAAATGCAAAAGCAAGAGCTATAGTGTGGGAATTTATAGATCAGTATCCAAAGCATAGAGAGCCGATCCACTCTCCGCGCAAAGATTTAGTTGAAAAATATCCTACTTTCGGTGATCAAGCTAAAAATTTCAGAGTTTCTACTAAATTCGAAAGCGAGCAAAAAGCGCAAGATTGGAGTAAAGATTTTCCAACTATTATAAGCTCAATGCGTTTAGTAAATTTAAGTGGTGCCGGTATGATAGAAAGAACTAGTAAATATTTAGCTCATATAACGCCAGAAATGTTTGCTCACGTAAATCCGGAACTTGCTTTGAAATATGGCATACAAGATGGAGAAATGATGTGGATACATAGCCCCCAGGGTACAAAGATAAAAGTAAAATGCATCCATTCTCATAGTGTAACACCTGATAGAATTTGTCTTCCGTATAACTTTGCTGGAGTTATGCAAGGAGTAGATCTAAGTGCTAGATATCCGGAGGGTACTAAGCCATATACTATAGGCGAGAGCTCAAATACTATCACTAATTATGGATTTGACATCGTTACTCAAATTTCCGAGTTTAATGCCGGACTTTGTAGATTAGAGCGTGCAAGTGATCAAAGCACATTTAAAACAGCGTTTTTCGATGAAAAATGA
- the fdh3B gene encoding formate dehydrogenase FDH3 subunit beta: MARMKFYVDKNRCISCFACQVACSSAHEVPVGINRRKVITVNDGIEGKEVSSTIACQHCTDAPCAQVCPVSCFYIRADGIVLHDKNKCIGCGYCLYACPFGAPQFPRDGAFGIKGEMDKCTMCAGGPEETNSEAERHLYGQNRIAEGKVPMCAAVCSTNALLVGDATEVSNIYRKRVLIKNANI; the protein is encoded by the coding sequence ATGGCAAGAATGAAATTTTATGTAGATAAAAATAGGTGTATAAGCTGTTTTGCTTGTCAAGTTGCTTGTAGTTCGGCTCATGAAGTTCCAGTCGGAATAAATCGCCGAAAAGTTATCACGGTAAATGACGGCATAGAAGGAAAAGAGGTATCAAGTACGATTGCTTGTCAGCACTGTACTGATGCACCTTGTGCTCAAGTTTGTCCAGTGAGCTGCTTTTACATAAGAGCCGATGGAATAGTTCTTCATGATAAGAATAAATGTATAGGCTGTGGATACTGCTTATATGCTTGTCCATTTGGTGCTCCTCAATTTCCACGCGACGGTGCTTTTGGTATCAAAGGTGAGATGGATAAATGCACAATGTGTGCTGGAGGTCCTGAGGAGACAAACAGTGAAGCCGAGCGTCATCTCTACGGTCAAAACCGAATTGCCGAAGGCAAGGTACCTATGTGTGCCGCAGTTTGTTCTACAAACGCTCTTTTGGTCGGCGATGCAACTGAGGTTTCAAATATTTATCGCAAAAGAGTACTTATAAAAAATGCAAATATTTGA
- the rplU gene encoding 50S ribosomal protein L21 → MYAIIKHGGKQYKVSEGDFLNLDHFEAEAKSNVEIDEVLAVNDGSLKVGAPFIKGAKVVLEVVGEGKDKKVVIYKKRRRKDSKLKRGFRRQYTRVKVTSIKA, encoded by the coding sequence ATGTACGCGATTATCAAACACGGCGGAAAACAGTATAAAGTTAGCGAAGGCGACTTCCTAAATTTAGATCATTTTGAAGCCGAAGCAAAGTCAAATGTCGAAATTGACGAAGTTTTAGCAGTCAATGACGGTAGTTTAAAGGTAGGTGCGCCGTTTATAAAGGGTGCAAAAGTTGTCTTAGAAGTAGTCGGCGAAGGCAAAGATAAAAAAGTTGTTATCTATAAAAAACGCAGACGTAAAGACTCAAAATTAAAACGCGGTTTTAGAAGACAATATACTCGCGTTAAAGTTACAAGTATAAAAGCCTAA
- the obgE gene encoding GTPase ObgE, with product MFVDSASFSVSSGKGGPGCASFRREKHVPLGGPDGGDGGNGGDVYFIVDNNTHTLANYKGKRAMKAANGVPGLPRNMTGKKGDNLELIVPPGTAVYDADSNELLLDLISEGQKELFLSGGKGGLGNVHFKTSVNQAPTKAQPGLPGETRNIRLELKLIADVGLVGFPNVGKSTLISSISNAKPQIANYEFTTLTPKLGLVEVDEFSGFIMADIPGIIEGASDGKGLGIQFLKHIERTKVLLYMIDLANYRSLKEQFETLKSEVLKFSPNLAKRDFAIALTRLDAAVDADEKIEEFLNEFKFDKKQDIYEYDRQKPFFVLPISSVAGDGLKELKFGLLEILKGEN from the coding sequence ATGTTTGTAGATAGTGCAAGTTTTAGTGTAAGTAGCGGTAAAGGCGGTCCGGGATGTGCTAGTTTTCGCCGTGAAAAACATGTTCCGCTAGGCGGACCTGATGGCGGAGATGGCGGAAACGGCGGAGATGTTTATTTTATAGTAGATAACAATACTCACACTCTAGCCAACTACAAAGGCAAAAGAGCTATGAAAGCTGCAAACGGCGTACCCGGGCTTCCTAGAAATATGACAGGAAAAAAAGGAGATAATCTCGAGCTTATAGTTCCTCCAGGAACTGCAGTTTATGACGCCGATAGTAATGAGCTTTTGCTTGATTTGATTAGCGAAGGACAAAAAGAGTTATTTTTGAGCGGCGGAAAAGGTGGGCTTGGAAACGTTCATTTTAAAACAAGCGTAAATCAAGCTCCGACTAAAGCTCAACCAGGACTTCCAGGCGAGACAAGAAACATACGTTTAGAGCTAAAACTCATAGCAGACGTAGGGCTTGTAGGATTTCCAAATGTTGGCAAATCAACTCTCATCTCAAGTATATCAAACGCAAAACCACAGATCGCAAATTATGAATTTACAACTCTTACGCCAAAACTAGGACTTGTAGAAGTTGATGAGTTCAGCGGATTTATCATGGCAGATATTCCGGGCATCATAGAAGGCGCAAGCGACGGAAAAGGACTTGGAATACAGTTTTTAAAACATATAGAAAGAACAAAAGTCTTGCTTTATATGATAGATTTGGCAAATTATCGTTCGCTTAAAGAGCAGTTTGAAACCCTAAAAAGTGAAGTTTTGAAGTTTTCGCCGAATTTGGCAAAAAGAGATTTTGCTATAGCTTTAACAAGGCTTGATGCTGCAGTAGACGCTGATGAAAAGATAGAAGAGTTTTTAAATGAATTTAAATTTGATAAAAAACAAGATATTTATGAATACGACCGCCAAAAGCCGTTTTTCGTACTTCCTATATCAAGCGTCGCCGGAGATGGCTTAAAAGAGCTTAAATTCGGACTTTTGGAAATTTTAAAAGGCGAAAATTAA
- the rpmA gene encoding 50S ribosomal protein L27, which yields MAHKKGQGSTQNNRDSIGRRLGVKKFGGEFVRAGNIIIRQRGTATHPGNNVGIGRDHTIFALVDGFVKFERKDKDRKKVSVYPAA from the coding sequence ATGGCACATAAAAAAGGTCAAGGTTCAACCCAAAATAACCGTGATAGTATAGGTCGTCGCTTAGGTGTTAAAAAATTCGGTGGCGAGTTTGTAAGAGCTGGAAATATTATTATTCGTCAAAGAGGGACTGCAACTCATCCGGGAAATAACGTAGGTATCGGAAGAGATCATACTATATTTGCCCTTGTTGACGGTTTTGTTAAATTTGAAAGAAAAGACAAAGATAGAAAAAAAGTTTCTGTCTATCCAGCAGCTTAA
- the proB gene encoding glutamate 5-kinase produces the protein MKRVVIKVGSHVISDEHSISEKRVASLCEFLYDLSLKYEVILVSSGAISTGQTKLDIPRTTVVNKQILSAIGQPYLMEIYSRALAKFGKQAAQLLLSAGDFDSRKKTNHALNVINGLLKNGIIPIVNENDAIAISEIVYGDNDRLSSAVSFYFNADLLVILSDIDGYYDRDPRENKNAKIRHLVTNLSDEELNKTSDTGSKHGTGGITTKLLAAKFLMDNKKDMFLASGFDLSDARAFLLDNNQIGGTIFKGEQ, from the coding sequence ATGAAAAGAGTGGTTATAAAAGTAGGCTCTCACGTGATCAGCGACGAGCATAGTATAAGCGAAAAAAGAGTAGCTAGTTTATGCGAATTTTTATATGATTTAAGCTTAAAATATGAAGTGATTTTGGTAAGTTCTGGTGCTATAAGTACGGGTCAAACAAAGCTTGATATCCCAAGAACTACTGTTGTTAATAAGCAAATTCTCTCTGCTATAGGACAACCGTATTTAATGGAAATTTATAGTAGGGCTTTGGCTAAATTTGGTAAACAAGCTGCTCAGCTTTTACTTAGTGCTGGCGACTTTGACTCGAGAAAAAAGACAAATCACGCACTAAATGTTATAAATGGTCTTTTGAAAAACGGTATCATACCTATCGTAAATGAAAATGATGCTATCGCTATCAGCGAGATAGTTTATGGTGATAACGATAGACTTTCAAGTGCCGTTTCGTTTTATTTTAACGCCGATTTGCTAGTTATATTAAGCGATATCGATGGTTATTACGATAGAGATCCAAGAGAAAATAAAAACGCAAAAATCCGTCATCTAGTCACTAATTTAAGCGATGAAGAGCTAAATAAAACTAGCGATACTGGAAGCAAGCATGGTACAGGCGGCATTACAACAAAGCTTTTGGCCGCTAAGTTTTTGATGGACAATAAAAAAGATATGTTTTTAGCTAGCGGATTTGATCTTAGTGATGCAAGAGCATTTTTACTAGACAATAATCAAATAGGCGGTACGATATTCAAAGGCGAACAATGA
- a CDS encoding molecular chaperone TorD family protein yields the protein MSDLDIGRSYYYEFLSYPLFYSEDRKRYEEFIEQAIYLAKSPIDPSNDVDFANIIKFSFDEFKKEQNSVLFDLSYTNIPLSASFYDEGRDDGNKRLKVIEILKRSNFRRDTNKCSCSEDYLGFIFKLMATILKNNLALSRELFETLINDFSDEFAKMTKEHEAADFFRSYANIYINFISLERAILGFKAPKFEKSIAEESLHKKPFQTKMATPKSKVMWDEFTKI from the coding sequence ATGAGCGATTTAGATATTGGAAGAAGTTATTATTATGAATTTTTATCTTATCCGCTATTTTACAGTGAAGATAGAAAACGTTATGAAGAGTTTATAGAACAAGCCATTTACCTTGCTAAAAGTCCTATAGATCCATCAAATGATGTTGATTTTGCAAATATTATTAAATTTAGTTTTGATGAGTTTAAAAAAGAGCAAAATTCTGTTTTATTTGATCTTAGTTATACAAATATTCCTCTAAGTGCTAGCTTTTATGATGAGGGAAGAGATGATGGCAATAAGCGTTTGAAAGTTATAGAAATCTTAAAAAGAAGCAATTTTAGAAGAGATACGAATAAGTGCAGCTGCTCTGAGGATTATTTGGGCTTTATTTTCAAGTTAATGGCTACAATATTAAAAAATAATTTAGCTCTCTCAAGAGAGCTTTTTGAAACTTTGATAAATGACTTTTCTGATGAGTTTGCGAAGATGACAAAAGAACATGAAGCTGCAGATTTTTTTAGATCTTATGCTAATATTTATATAAATTTTATTAGTCTTGAACGTGCTATTTTAGGATTTAAAGCTCCTAAATTTGAAAAAAGTATAGCCGAAGAGTCTTTACATAAAAAACCATTTCAAACTAAAATGGCAACTCCAAAAAGCAAGGTTATGTGGGACGAATTTACTAAGATATAA
- a CDS encoding twin-arginine translocation signal domain-containing protein → MKNRREFLKKALQVGAIAGVGVAATGAFASKEYNESNQNGVVSGKTKKKEVLYYKSEAWEKFYKIAY, encoded by the coding sequence TTGAAAAACAGAAGAGAATTTCTTAAAAAAGCTTTGCAAGTAGGCGCAATAGCTGGTGTAGGAGTAGCCGCCACAGGAGCTTTTGCTTCTAAAGAATACAACGAATCAAATCAAAATGGCGTTGTAAGCGGTAAAACAAAGAAAAAAGAGGTGCTTTACTACAAAAGTGAAGCTTGGGAAAAATTTTACAAAATAGCGTATTGA
- a CDS encoding 4Fe-4S dicluster domain-containing protein, with the protein MQEFAFLYDNSEEIVLDDSIKTLNLPNDEEFLVSNSKSLNAQIYAPEINFYLNNTKENMLLKAKNSLKLYEARATAFDFALDADLSKSVGKNILLISDELELSVKKLENAGFKVICLNHNEVKFLYGEIGELVAIVLQKDGEFEIEFDILLVRNAKDYMLKQSGCFEIDGLEDYEILNLANKVSPVFNYKKIIAYDAQTCQYKSRRTKHCAKCVDACPTVAIMKDDEIKELEFSDIDCIACGVCISVCPSGSLEYNSMPRNGFYEVAKIYADKIVLAFEECLDISNLSINLKENILPFPLKSVNFLDQSYLLTLLQTTGATVVLYAKQITSGTKESLELVNEIYEKIYGTKGIEVANDEESLKIALDRASFISNSKYDLNETNLSKREIFSKRVLHMLNGKNHGKTGCGELVRYGRIVVNESSCTLCLSCVGACNVGALYADKSDNSLKFNASICTTCGYCETSCAEKDTLTVIRDGMSLEPSYFEYKTLAKDELFKCAECGKEFATVKSVKKIASMLEPVFNGNDLKIRTLYCCADCKAKLMMMSDLEKEDL; encoded by the coding sequence ATGCAAGAGTTTGCATTTTTATATGACAATAGCGAAGAAATAGTTCTTGACGATAGTATAAAAACTCTAAATTTGCCAAATGATGAAGAGTTTTTAGTTTCTAATTCAAAGTCCTTAAATGCTCAGATATATGCTCCGGAGATAAATTTTTATCTAAATAATACCAAAGAGAATATGCTATTAAAAGCTAAAAACTCATTGAAGCTTTATGAAGCTAGAGCTACCGCGTTTGATTTTGCTTTAGACGCTGATTTATCAAAGAGCGTCGGTAAAAATATTTTACTAATTAGCGATGAGTTGGAGTTATCTGTAAAAAAGCTGGAAAATGCAGGATTTAAGGTAATTTGCTTAAATCATAATGAAGTTAAGTTTTTATATGGAGAGATAGGTGAATTAGTAGCTATAGTACTGCAAAAAGATGGTGAGTTTGAGATAGAGTTTGATATTTTGTTAGTCAGAAATGCTAAAGATTATATGCTAAAACAGAGCGGTTGTTTTGAGATCGACGGTTTAGAAGATTATGAGATTTTAAATCTTGCAAATAAAGTAAGTCCCGTGTTTAATTATAAAAAAATAATTGCTTATGACGCTCAAACCTGTCAATACAAAAGTAGAAGAACAAAGCATTGCGCTAAATGTGTAGATGCCTGTCCTACCGTTGCTATAATGAAAGATGATGAGATAAAAGAACTTGAGTTCTCAGATATCGACTGCATAGCTTGCGGAGTCTGTATAAGCGTCTGTCCGAGCGGATCGCTTGAGTATAATTCGATGCCAAGAAATGGATTTTATGAAGTTGCTAAAATATATGCGGATAAAATAGTTTTGGCGTTTGAGGAGTGTTTGGATATCTCAAATTTAAGTATAAATTTAAAAGAAAACATACTTCCTTTTCCTCTAAAATCAGTAAATTTTTTAGATCAGTCTTATCTTTTGACTCTGCTTCAAACAACAGGCGCCACCGTGGTTTTATATGCAAAACAGATAACAAGCGGCACAAAAGAGAGTCTTGAGCTGGTTAATGAAATTTATGAAAAAATATATGGAACTAAAGGCATAGAAGTAGCAAATGACGAAGAGAGTTTAAAAATAGCTTTGGATAGAGCGTCATTTATATCAAATAGTAAATATGATCTCAATGAGACAAATCTTAGCAAAAGAGAAATTTTTTCTAAAAGAGTTTTACATATGTTAAATGGTAAAAACCATGGTAAAACAGGCTGTGGTGAGTTAGTAAGATATGGAAGAATCGTTGTAAATGAAAGCAGCTGTACTCTTTGTTTATCGTGTGTGGGAGCTTGTAATGTTGGAGCGTTATATGCTGATAAGAGCGATAATTCGCTTAAATTTAACGCGTCTATTTGTACTACTTGCGGGTATTGCGAGACTAGCTGTGCCGAAAAAGATACGTTAACGGTCATAAGAGACGGAATGAGTCTTGAGCCGAGCTATTTTGAGTATAAAACTTTGGCTAAAGATGAGTTATTTAAATGCGCGGAATGCGGCAAAGAATTTGCAACCGTGAAATCCGTTAAAAAGATAGCTTCCATGCTTGAGCCTGTATTTAACGGAAATGATTTGAAGATTAGGACGCTTTATTGTTGCGCTGATTGTAAAGCAAAACTTATGATGATGAGTGATTTAGAAAAGGAAGATTTATGA
- a CDS encoding cytochrome-c peroxidase yields the protein MKGSFLVLSSLLVASSMFAISDADLLKEAKNAGLVALPSDQKQVDAMLKEIGVEPNKYTDAKAELGKKLYLEPRLSKSGIISCNTCHNLGLGGTDGIAAAVGHKWTVNPHHLNSPTVYNSVLNTTQFWDGRAMTLVDQAKGPIEAEPEMATPAALAVERIASLPEYVAEFKKIYGDSGVTFDNIADSIASFERTLLTPSRFDKFIKGDTKALTKAEKAGLKLFLDKGCSACHTGVNLGGSMQAFEVAGKYQFANIGDFKGDANGMVKTPTLRNVAETAPYFHNGAIWKLEDAVKTMGSVQLGIEITDAEATSIVTFLNALTGDKPKVVYPMFPKSTEKTPKPEL from the coding sequence ATGAAAGGTTCATTTTTAGTTTTAAGTTCTTTATTGGTTGCAAGCTCAATGTTTGCTATTAGTGATGCTGATTTATTAAAAGAAGCAAAAAATGCAGGATTGGTAGCTTTGCCATCTGATCAAAAACAAGTTGATGCTATGCTTAAAGAGATAGGCGTTGAACCAAATAAATATACAGACGCTAAAGCAGAATTAGGTAAAAAGTTATATCTTGAGCCGCGTTTGTCAAAAAGCGGTATCATTAGCTGTAATACATGCCATAACCTAGGGCTTGGCGGTACTGATGGCATAGCTGCTGCGGTTGGTCATAAATGGACTGTAAACCCACATCATTTAAACTCTCCAACTGTTTATAACTCAGTATTAAACACAACTCAATTTTGGGATGGTCGTGCTATGACTTTAGTTGATCAAGCAAAAGGACCAATCGAAGCTGAGCCAGAGATGGCTACTCCAGCGGCACTTGCAGTTGAAAGAATTGCATCTTTACCTGAGTATGTAGCTGAGTTTAAAAAGATATATGGCGATAGCGGCGTAACTTTTGATAATATAGCTGATTCTATAGCTAGTTTTGAAAGAACTCTTCTTACTCCATCAAGATTCGACAAATTTATAAAAGGCGATACAAAAGCTTTAACAAAAGCTGAAAAAGCTGGTCTTAAATTATTCTTAGATAAAGGCTGTTCTGCTTGCCATACAGGAGTAAATCTTGGTGGTTCTATGCAAGCATTTGAAGTAGCTGGAAAATATCAATTCGCAAATATAGGCGACTTCAAAGGTGATGCAAACGGTATGGTTAAAACTCCTACTTTAAGAAATGTAGCAGAAACTGCTCCATATTTTCACAATGGTGCTATATGGAAACTTGAGGACGCTGTTAAAACTATGGGTAGCGTTCAACTTGGTATAGAGATAACTGATGCAGAAGCAACTAGTATAGTTACATTCTTAAACGCTTTAACTGGTGACAAACCAAAAGTTGTTTATCCAATGTTCCCAAAAAGCACAGAAAAAACTCCAAAACCTGAGCTATAA